In Arachis hypogaea cultivar Tifrunner chromosome 2, arahy.Tifrunner.gnm2.J5K5, whole genome shotgun sequence, a genomic segment contains:
- the LOC112757507 gene encoding putative disease resistance RPP13-like protein 1, producing MAEKLYGGAYLSPFVDAVLDSLTSILEEDDSFLERNNLLGRLQNCLYDVRPVLDDAELKQFTDKRVKKWLVDLQDALFMADDLLDELSTKAAIAATQMDPGNSSSWSRLVDSYIEDTGDIEYIVRRLESAVARKNYLRLKETAKVDISWRIPSTCLVEPSEICGRKEDKEAILKLLLDDDDDADGDLSVIPIVGMGGIGKTTLAQLLYHDDKVKENFDFRGWVCVSEEFDVVKVTKTVIEAITSSSCNLTDLNLLQLHLKEKLSRQKFFIVLDDVLNENYDDWNSLLKPFQKGVKGSKILITTRNKNVASVVQTVSPHELSLLSDEDCWLVFSKHARLSTVSVENLTLEKIGRDIVKKCDGLPLAAQALGGILRGNSDIRDWNHLLKSEIWELSNDRINVVPALRISYYFLPSYLKQCFVYCSLYPKNYEFSKDELILLWMAENFLQPVGKKTIEEVGGEYFDELIARSFLQPHKTREKNFVIHDLVHDLAMTCAGEFYFRAEDLRNAVEVDAKARHLSHNAKGNYPLSNLLGVCDRLKHTRTFIEINLNKWIPFNMENAPCIMLSQLKYLRALSFDRFPLESVPDSIGELIHLRYLDLSRTDIVTLPESLSNLYNLQTLKLYWCTHLEMLPVGMKDLVNLRHLDIRVTQLREMPKGMSKLKNLQFLSSYVVGKHEENKMKELGALVDIQQSISIDKLENVVNSNEASMARMFDKDGIDSMMLSWSWNKDENTVDSEMERDILDKLRPHTNLKELQIRGYRGTRFPDWVGHSSYHNITKIKLYACRSCCMLPSLGQLPSLKILLISGYRSLGSVGAELYFNQNGESCLETPPFPVLETLNFESLDGWKEWRSLEFNAFPRLRELTIRRCPMLRGDLPNHLPSLQSLQIWNCEQLSCCVPRSPEMTSLCIEGGNEVRIGELPPLLRELSIAGNYHVESAVQAIMHMQLSCLTSLSIADCSSHISFPVSAIPASLQQLTILRCRKLKFQMDGHHHSLQKLSIEKSCDSVTSFSLLDSFPNLVQVDIKGCGNMECIVVSRSLPCLRSLRIIGCRNLKSVSTLWMAAPQLELLTLLGCPEIDLSPTGDGDPHRSLRSLEIRNIERVVSSAAFMNSQFHGLTHLSIHGEYGESVKSLPKEGWLPASLESLTLTSIESLETLECKGLAHLTSLQRLTISNCWNLEYIQGDKLPASLTQLCISVSPLLAKRCEKKDPQLWPKISHIPAIQVDHKWI from the exons ATGGCTGAAAAACTTTATGGTGGAGCTTACCTCTCTCCCTTTGTTGATGCTGTTTTGGACAGCCTGACTTCAATACTTGAAGAAGACGACTCTTTCCTCGAAAGGAACAACTTGCTTGGAAGGTTGCAGAATTGTCTGTATGATGTTAGACCTGTTCTTGATGATGCTGAGCTGAAGCAGTTCACTGACAAGAGAGTCAAGAAGTGGCTTGTTGATCTTCAAGATGCTCTCTTTATGGCGGATGACTTGCTCGACGAACTCTCCACTAAAGCCGCTATTGCTGCCACTCAAATGGATCCAGGTAACTCTTCCTCCTGGTCTCGCCTTGTTGATTCATATATTGAAGATACTGGTGACATCGAATACATAGTTCGAAGACTAGAATCTGCTGTAGCACGCAAAAATTATCTTCGTTTGAAGGAGACCGCAAAGGTGGACATCTCATGGAGAATTCCATCCACATGTCTTGTTGAACCATCGGAGATATGTGGCAGGAAAGAAGACAAGGAGGCCATACTGAAGCTGTtgttggatgatgatgatgatgctgatggtGATTTATCTGTCATTCCCATTGTGGGCATGGGCGGAATAGGAAAGACTACTTTGGCCCAATTGCTTTACCATGATGACAAAGTGAAGGAGAATTTTGATTTTCGAGGTTGGGTTTGTGTGTCAGAAGAGTTTGATGTTGTCAAGGTCACCAAGACTGTAATCGAGGCAATAACTTCAAGTTCTTGTAACTTGACAGATTTGAATTTACTTCAGCTTCATTTGAAAGAAAAGTTGTCCAGGCAAAAGTTTTTTATTGTCTTGGACGATGTTTTGAATGAAAACTATGATGATTGGAATTCACTtctaaaaccttttcaaaaaggGGTTAAGGGAAGTAAAATTCTCATAACTACTAGAAATAAAAATGTGGCTTCTGTAGTGCAAACTGTTTCACCTCATGAACTAAGTTTATTGTCTGACGAAGATTGTTGGTTAGTGTTTTCAAAGCATGCCCGTCTTTCAACTGTTTCTGTGGAGAATCTAACCCTGGAAAAAATCGGCAGAGATATCGTAAAGAAGTGTGATGGATTGCCGTTGGCAGCTCAAGCCCTTGGTGGCATATTGCGTGGAAATTCTGATATCAGAGATTGGAATCATTTACTAAAGAGTGAAATCTGGGAACTCTCCAATGACAGAATAAATGTTGTTCCAGCGTTAAGGATAAGTTATTATTTTCTTCCTTCATATTTGAAGCAGTGCTTTGTTTATTGTTCCTTGTATCCCAAGAACTATGAATTTAGCAAGGATGAATTGATATTGTTATGGATGGCTGAGAATTTTTTGCAACCAGTAGGTAAAAAAACCATAGAAGAAGTTGGTGGTGaatattttgatgaattaattgCGAGATCATTTTTGCAACCTCACAAAACCCGTGAAAAGAATTTTGTGATCCATGATCTTGTTCATGATTTAGCAATGACATGTGCTGGAGAATTCTATTTCAGAGCTGAAGATCTTCGGAATGCAGTTGAGGTTGATGCTAAAGCTCGTCATTTGTCACATAACGCCAAAGGCAATTATCCATTGTCAAATCTTTTGGGAGTTTGTGATAGACTAAAACATACGAGGACATTTATTGAAATCAATTTGAACAAGTGGATTCCATTCAATATGGAAAATGCACCTTGTATCATGTTGTCACAGTTGAAGTACCTGAGAGCTTTGTCGTTCGATAGATTTCCTCTTGAGTCAGTGCCTGATTCAATAGGTGAGTTGATTCATCTGCGTTACTTGGATCTCTCTCGGACGGACATTGTGACATTGCCGGAGTCATTAAGTAACCTATACAATTTACAGACCTTGAAGTTGTATTGGTGTACACATCTGGAAATGCTACCTGTTGGCATGAAAGACCTTGTAAATTTGCGCCATCTTGATATTAGAGTGACTCAGTTACGTGAGATGCCAAAAGGCATgagcaaattaaaaaatttgcagTTTTTAAGTAGTTATGTTGTTggaaagcatgaagaaaacaagatgaaagaATTGGGAGCACTCGTAGATATACAGCAATCTATTTCCATTGACAAGTTGGAGAATGTGGTGAACAGCAATGAAGCTTCGATGGCAAGAATGTTTGATAAGGATGGCATTGATTCTATGATGTTAAGTTGGTCGTGGAACAAAGACGAGAATACAGTTGATTCCGAAATGGAAAGAGATATACTTGACAAGTTACGACCTCACACTAATTTGAAAGAGTTACAGATCAGGGGTTACAGGGGTACAAGATTTCCAGATTGGGTGGGACATTCTTCCTACCACAACATCACCAAAATAAAACTGTATGCTTGCAGGAGTTGCTGTATGCTTCCTTCACTTGGACAATTGCCCTCGTTGAAGATCCTATTAATTTCAGGTTATAGAAGTCTGGGAAGTGTGGGTGCTGAGTTATACTTTAACCAGAATGGTGAATCTTGTTTGGAGACACCACCATTCCCAGTGCTTGAAACTCTTAATTTTGAGTCATTGGATGGCTGGAAGGAGTGGCGTTCATTGGAGTTCAATGCGTTTCCGAGACTTAGGGAGCTTACTATACGCCGGTGTCCGATGTTGAGAGGAGATTTGCCCAATCATCTACCATCTTTGCAATCACTTCAGATTTGGAATTGTGAGCAGCTGAGTTGTTGTGTTCCAAGATCTCCTGAAATGACCTCTTTATGTATAGAAGGCGGGAATGAAGTGAGAATTGGGGAGCTACCTCCTTTACTGCGTGAGCTATCAATTGCAGGAAACTATCACGTGGAGTCGGCGGTACAGGCCATAATGCACATGCAACTGAGTTGCCTGACGTCTTTATCCATTGCAGATTGTTCCTCCCACATATCGTTTCCAGTGAGTGCTATTCCCGCATCGCTGCAACAGTTGACGATACTGCGTTGCAGAAAACTAAAATTCCAAATGGATGGCCATCATCACTCGCTGCAGAAACTATCAATAGAGAAAAGCTGTGATTCAGTTACATCCTTCTCGTTGTTGGATTCCTTTCCAAATCTCGTGCAAGTTGATATCAAAGGCTGTGGAAACATGGAGTGTATTGTGGTGTCACGTTCTCTTCCATGTCTCCGTTCTTTACGTATCATCGGGTGTAGGAATTTGAAATCTGTGTCAACGCTATGGATGGCAGCACCTCAGCTAGAGCTTCTCACATTACTGGGTTGCCCAGAGATTGATTTGTCTCCTACAGGGGATGGGGATCCACACCGTAGCCTCAGATCTCTTGAAATCCGCAACATCGAGAGAGTGGTGAGCTCTGCAGCATTCATGAATTCGCAATTTCATGGGCTTACTCATCTTTCCATTCATGGTGAATACGGCGAGAGCGTGAAGTCCCTCCCAAAGGAAGGTTGGTTGCCTGCCTCCCTTGAGTCTCTCACACTGACAAGCATTGAGAGTCTGGAGACGTTGGAATGCAAGGGACTTGCCCACCTCACCTCCCTCCAACGTTTAACTATCAGTAATTGTTGGAATCTGGAGTATATCCAGGGAGATAAGCTGCCTGCCTCTCTAACACAACTCTGCATCAGTGTAAGCCCTTTGCTGGCCAAACGATGTGAGAAGAAGGATCCACAGCTTTGGCCCAAAATCTCCCACATCCCCGCCATTCAAGTTGATCACAAATGGATTTG A
- the LOC112757511 gene encoding putative disease resistance RPP13-like protein 1, protein MAENFLQPIGEKTMEEVGDEYFDELIARSFLQPHSTEENKFVMHDLVHDLAMLIAREFYFRAEKFQNTIEVDKIRHLSHNAKGDYPMSKILKICDRIKHTRTFLEINLESHIPFNMENAPCILLSQLKYMRALSFKCFPLESLPDSLIHLRYLNLSETYIVTLPESLGNLYNLQILKLTLCCNLKMLPVSMQDLVNLRYLDIWGTMLHEMPKGMSKLESLHFLSHYVVGKDEENKIKELGALTNLEQSISITKLENVVNSSEALEARMFDKDGIDSLWLSWSWYEGENMVDFEIERDILDKLQPSIGLKELAIDGYRGTTFPDWLGHSSYHNITEVTLDGCSNCCRLPSLGQLASLKHLTISKFVNLGIVGAEFYFCQNDESCLETPFPMLETLEFSSMPWWEEWHSSEFSAFPRLRVLTINWCPMLKGDLPNHLPSLQSLEIQNCELLNYCVPRTPGMTSLSIQGSNEVRIGELPPLLGNLSIERSDHLVQSVVEATTLTQLTCLTSLRISGCSSQIWFPVSAIPPSLQKLTIEDCRELEFQMDGQHHSLQQLLIEKSCSSLTSFSLLDSFPNLVRVEIKYCGKMESVAVSRSLPRLRSLEIDDCWSLKSVSTLWMAAPQLEQLSLLKCPEIDLSPTGDPHRSLRSLTISYYQKQVISAAFMNLQFHGLTHLRIEGGYRESESVKCFPKEGWLPASLESLGLVGMKSVETLECKGLAHLTSLQRLRIDGCAKLENIEGEKLPASLIRLTIVRSPLLSKRCEMKDPQLWPKISHIPGIQVDDRWIW, encoded by the coding sequence ATGGCAGAGAATTTTTTGCAACCAATAGGAGAAAAGACTATGGAAGAAGTTGGTGATGaatattttgatgaattaattgCGAGATCATTTTTGCAACCTCATAGTACCGAGGAAAATAAATTTGTGATGCATGATCTTGTTCATGATTTAGCAATGCTCATTGCCAGAGAATTCTATTTCCGAGCTGAAAAGTTTCAGAATACAATTGAGGTTGATAAAATTCGTCACTTGTCACATAATGCCAAAGGCGATTATCCAAtgtcaaaaattttgaaaatttgtgatAGAATAAAGCATACAAGGACATTTCTTGAAATCAATTTAGAGTCACATATCCCATTTAATATGGAAAATGCACCTTGTATCTTGTTGTCACAGTTGAAGTACATGAGAGCTTTGTCGTTCAAatgctttcctcttgaatcattGCCTGATTCGCTGATTCATTTGCGTTATTTGAATCTCTCTGAGACCTACATTGTGACGTTGCCTGAGTCCTTGGGTAATCTGTACAATTTGCAAATCTTGAAGCTAACTCTATGTTGCAATCTGAAAATGCTTCCGGTTAGCATGCAAGATCTTGTAAATTTGCGCTATCTTGATATTTGGGGGACTATGTTACATGAGATGCCGAAAGGTATGAGCAAATTGGAAAGTTTGCATTTTTTAAGCCACTATGTTGTTGGTAAGGATGAAGAGAACAAGATCAAAGAATTGGGAGCACTGACAAATCTAGAGCAATCAATTTCCATTACCAAATTGGAGAATGTGGTGAATAGTAGTGAAGCTTTGGAGGCAAGAATGTTTGATAAGGACGGCATTGATTCTTTGTGGTTGAGTTGGTCTTGGTATGAAGGTGAGAATATGGTTGATTTCGAAATTGAAAGAGATATACTGGACAAGTTACAACCTTCCATTGGTTTGAAAGAACTAGCAATCGACGGTTACAGGGGTACAACATTTCCAGATTGGTTGGGGCATTCTTCTTATCACAACATCACCGAAGTTACTCTGGATGGTTGTAGCAACTGTTGTAGGCTTCCTTCACTTGGACAATTGGCCTCTTTGAAGCACCTTACAATTTCAAAGTTTGTAAATCTGGGGATTGTGGGTGCTGAGTTTTACTTCTGCCAGAACGATGAATCTTGTTTGGAGACACCATTTCCAATGCTAGAAACACTTGAATTTTCGTCAATGCCTTGGTGGGAGGAGTGGCATTCATCGGAGTTCAGTGCATTTCCCCGACTTAGGGTGCTTACCATAAATTGGTGTCCGATGTTGAAAGGAGATTTGCCGAATCATCTACCATCTTTGCAATCACTTGAGATCCAGAATTGCGAGCTGCTCAATTATTGTGTTCCGAGAACTCCTGGGATGACCTCTTTAAGCATACAAGGCAGCAATGAAGTGAGAATTGGGGAGCTACCTCCTTTACTGGGTAATCTATCAATTGAAAGAAGTGATCATCTAGTGCAGTCCGTGGTAGAGGCTACTACCCTCACGCAACTAACTTGCTTGACGTCTTTACGCATCTCAGGTTGTTCCTCTCAAATATGGTTTCCAGTGAGTGCTATTCCCCCATCACTACAAAAGCTGACGATTGAGGATTGCAGAGAATTAGAATTCCAAATGGATGGCCAACACCACTCACTTCAGCAACTATTAATAGAAAAAAGCTGTTCTTCACTTACATCCTTCTCGTTGTTGGATTCTTTTCCAAACCTCGTGCGTGTTGAAATCAAGTACTGTGGAAAGATGGAATCTGTTGCGGTATCACGCTCTCTTCCACGTCTCCGTTCTTTAGAGATCGACGATTGTTGGAGCTTGAAATCCGTGTCGACGCTATGGATGGCAGCACCTCAGCTAGAACAACTCTCGTTACTGAAATGCCCAGAGATCGATTTGTCTCCCACAGGGGATCCACACCGTAGTCTGAGATCTCTTACCATCAGCTACTACCAGAAACAGGTCATCTCTGCAGCATTCATGAATTTGCAATTTCATGGGTTAACTCATCTTCGCATTGAAGGTGGATACCGGGAGAGTGAAAGTGTGAAGTGTTTCCCAAAGGAAGGTTGGTTGCCTGCCTCACTTGAGTCTCTCGGACTGGTTGGCATGAAAAGTGTGGAGACGTTGGAATGCAAGGGACTTGCCCACCTCACCTCCCTCCAACGATTAAGAATTGATGGATGTGCCAAGTTGGAGAATATCGAGGGAGAAAAGCTGCCCGCCTCTCTAATACGACTCACCATCGTTCGAAGCCCTTTGTTGAGTAAACGGTGTGAGATGAAGGACCCACAGCTTTGGCCCAAAATTTCCCACATCCCCGGCATTCAAGTTGATGATAGATGGATTTGGTAA
- the LOC112729827 gene encoding putative disease resistance RPP13-like protein 1 → MAAKLYGGAYLSPFVDAVLDNLSSILEDDSVLNGNDSALELLERLQNCLCDVGPVLDHAELKQFTDKKVKKWLADLQDALYMADDLLDELSTKAAIAATRRDPAGKLESVVRRKRYLGLEKSAKVDMSWRIPSTSLVEPSEICGRKEDKEAILKLLLDDDDAADGDLSVIPIVGMGGIGKTTLAQMVYYDDKVKENFDFRGLVCVSAEFDVVKVTKTIIEAITSNSCNLTDLNLLQLDLKEKLSRQKFFIVLDDVWNENYEDWTKLLKPFQKGVKGSKILITTRSKKVAYMVQTVLPHELTPLSNEDCWLVFSKHARLSTVSVENPTLERIGRDMVKRCDGLPLAAQALGGLLRGNSDVKYWNQLMKSEIWELSDVEINVVPALRISY, encoded by the exons ATGGCTGCAAAACTCTATGGTGGAGCTTACCTCTCTCCCTTTGTTGACGCTGTTTTGGACAACCTGTCTTCAATACTTGAAGATGACTCTGTCCTCAATGGAAACGACTCTGCCCTGGAATTGCTTGAAAGGTTGCAGAATTGTCTCTGTGATGTTGGACCTGTTCTTGATCATGCTGAGCTGAAGCAGTTCACTgacaagaaagtgaagaagtggCTTGCTGATCTTCAAGATGCTCTCTATATGGCTGATGACTTGCTCGACGAACTCTCCACTAAAGCAGCTATTGCAGCCACTCGAAGGGATCCAG CTGGCAAACTAGAGTCCGTTGTAAGACGCAAACGTTATCTTGGTCTGGAGAAGAGTGCCAAGGTGGACATGTCATGGAGAATTCCATCCACATCTCTCGTTGAACCATCGGAGATATGTGGCAGGAAAGAAGACAAGGAGGCCATACTGAAACTGTTgttggatgatgatgatgctgctgATGGTGATTTATCTGTCATTCCCATTGTGGGCATGGGCGGAATAGGAAAGACTACCTTGGCCCAGATGGTTTACTACGATGATAAAGTGAAGGAGAATTTTGATTTTCGAGGTTTGGTTTGCGTGTCAGCAGAGTTTGATGTTGTCAAGGTCACCAAGACTATAATCGAGGCAATAACTTCGAATTCTTGTAACTTGACAGATTTGAATTTACTTCAGCTTGATTTAAAGGAAAAGTTGTCTAGGCAAAAGTTCTTTATTGTCCTGGACGATGTCTGGAATGAAAATTATGAGGATTGGACTAAGCTtctaaaaccttttcaaaaaggGGTTAAGGGAAGTAAAATTCTCATAACTACTAGAAGTAAAAAGGTAGCTTATATGGTGCAAACTGTTTTGCCTCATGAACTAACTCCATTGTCCAATGAAGATTGTTGGTTGGTGTTCTCAAAACATGCACGTCTTTCAACTGTTTCTGTGGAGAATCCAACCCTGGAAAGGATCGGCAGAGATATGGTAAAGAGATGTGATGGATTGCCCTTGGCAGCTCAAGCCCTTGGAGGCTTATTGCGTGGAAATTCTGATGTCAAGTATTGGAATCAGTTAATGAAGAGTGAGATCTGGGAACTATCTGATGTTGAAATAAATGTTGTTCCAGCATTAAGAATAAGTTATTAG
- the LOC112757518 gene encoding pentatricopeptide repeat-containing protein At2g02980, chloroplastic, producing MASSLSILGLPPQFPSYTDTPTTTALLPLRYLLSLIPKCSSLRELKQIQGYTIKTNLQSDLTVITKIINSCTARPTPASLDHAHHLFDQIPLPDILLFNTIARGFVHSDDPFRAILMFSQVFCSGILPDGYTFSSLFKACAKVKALQEGKQLHCLAMKIGVSENTYVCPTLINMYTVCNEVDTARRVFDKIDEPCVVAYNAIITSYARNSRPNEALALFRELQGSGLKPNDVTMLLVLSCCTLVGSLDLGKWIHEYVKKHGFNRNVKVNTALIDMYAKCGSLDDAVSVFRQMRRGDTQAWSAMIVAYATHGHGSRAVSMLEEMKKEKVQPDEITFVAVLSACSHNGLVEEGYHCFHSMTNEYGIVPHIKHYGCMVDLLGRAGRLDEAYKFIDELPIKPTPILWRTLLSACSSHGNVEMGKQVTERIFELDDSHGGDYVVLSNLCARYGKWEDVNFLRKKMVDKGAVKIPGCSSIEVNNIVHEFFSGDGVHSTSNALHHALDELVKELKLAGYVPDTSLVFHADMDDEEKEIILRYHSEKLAITFGLLNTPPGTTIRVMKNLRVCGDCHNAAKFISFIFGRQIILRDVQRFHHFKDGECSCGDYW from the coding sequence ATGGCATCTTCATTATCCATTCTTGGACTCCCACCACAATTTCCCTCGTACACAGACACACCAACAACAACTGCACTTCTGCCATTACGATACCTCCTTTCGCTCATACCCAAATGCTCCTCTCTCAGGGAACTGAAGCAGATACAAGGCTACACCATCAAGACCAATCTCCAAAGTGACCTCACTGTCATCACCAAAATCATCAATTCATGCACTGCCAGACCTACACCAGCTTCATTGGACCATGCACACCACCTGTTCGACCAAATTCCCCTACCAGATATTctccttttcaacaccattgcACGTGGGTTCGTGCACTCTGATGACCCGTTTAGAGCAATTCTGATGTTTTCCCAAGTGTTTTGCTCCGGAATCCTTCCTGATGGTTACACATTTTCCTCGCTCTTCAAGGCTTGTGCAAAGGTTAAGGCTTTGCAGGAAGGTAAGCAATTGCATTGCCTTGCTATGAAGATTGGGGTAAGTGAGAACACTTACGTGTGTCCAACATTGATAAATATGTACACTGTGTGTAATGAGGTTGACACTGCTAGGAGAGTATTTGATAAGATTGACGAACCATGTGTGGTAGCATATAATGCTATCATTACTAGTTATGCTAGGAATAGTAGGCCCAATGAGGCGTTGGCTCTGTTCAGGGAACTGCAGGGGAGTGGACTTAAGCCAAATGATGTCACCATGCTTCTCGTGCTATCATGTTGCACTTTGGTTGGATCATTGGACTTGGGGAAGTGGATACATGAGTACGTCAAGAAGCACGGTTTTAATCGCAATGTAAAGGTGAACACAGCACTTATTGATATGTATGCCAAGTGTGGGAGCTTGGATGATGCAGTTTCGGTGTTTAGGCAAATGCGCAGGGGGGACACGCAGGCTTGGTCAGCGATGATTGTCGCGTATGCAACGCACGGACATGGTTCCCGTGCTGTATCAATGttggaagaaatgaagaaggagaaagtgcAGCCTGATGAGATAACTTTTGTAGCGGTATTGTCTGCCTGCAGTCACAATGGATTGGTAGAGGAAGGTTACCACTGTTTCCATAGTATGACTAATGAGTATGGGATTGTTCCTCATATCAAGCATTATGGTTGTATGGTAGATTTGCTTGGCCGAGCCGGACGCCTAGATGAAGCCTATAAATTCATAGACGAACTCCCAATCAAGCCCACACCGATTCTCTGGAGGACATTGCTATCTGCTTGTAGCAGCCATGGCAATGTTGAAATGGGAAAGCAAGTAACTGAGAGAATCTTTGAGCTGGATGATTCACATGGTGGGGACTACGTTGTTCTGTCAAACTTGTGTGCAAGATATGGAAAATGGGAAGATGTGAATTTCTTAAGGAAAAAGATGGTAGACAAAGGAGCAGTGAAGATTCCTGGTTGTAGCTCTATAGAAGTCAACAATATTGTGCATGAATTCTTCTCTGGGGATGGTGTTCATTCAACTTCGAATGCATTGCACCATGCACTTGACGAATTGGTAAAGGAATTGAAGCTGGCTGGGTATGTACCTGACACCTCTCTAGTTTTTCATGCAGACATGGATGATGAAGAGAAAGAAATTATTCTCAGATATCACAGTGAGAAACTAGCTATTACTTTCGGGCTTCTGAATACGCCTCCTGGAACAACTATTCGTGTCATGAAGAACCTTCGGGTCTGTGGGGATTGCCACAATGCTGCTAAATTTATATCATTCATATTTGGTAGGCAAATCATACTTAGAGACGTGCAGCGATTTCATCATTTCAAAGATGGGGAATGTTCCTGTGGGGATTACTGGTAA